The Haloferax sp. Atlit-12N genome window below encodes:
- a CDS encoding aldo/keto reductase, which produces MHYRELGTSGIEVSEVGFGAWVVGTDWWGDRSDEDSIEMLHHAIDRGIDFFDTGDVYGHGHSEEVVGEALSDYRDEVTVATKIGYDFYNNPQAGHGELPKEITGEWVREATEKSLERLDMEYIDLLQLHNANVDEVTPDVLEALDELKEEGLIKATGWALGPSIGWLAEGDMAIEEEFDALQIVWNAFEQDVGNHFLDTIRETGSSTSLIARVPHSSGLLNEQVRPETELGSGDHRGFRPDEWYETGWEKLEALRFLERDGERTMAQASIAYLLGYDETAAVTPTFRTKDDIDEWAKASGVPKLTDEEMTRVEELYADNFGIDRFDGMDALRSSVDGDDIRAAGLDKRVAKGARNEA; this is translated from the coding sequence ATGCACTACCGCGAACTCGGCACCTCCGGAATCGAAGTCAGCGAGGTCGGCTTCGGTGCGTGGGTCGTCGGGACCGACTGGTGGGGCGACCGCTCGGACGAAGACTCCATCGAGATGCTCCACCACGCCATCGACCGGGGCATCGACTTCTTCGACACGGGTGACGTGTACGGCCACGGCCACTCCGAGGAGGTCGTCGGCGAGGCGCTTTCCGACTACCGCGACGAGGTGACCGTCGCCACCAAAATCGGCTACGACTTCTACAACAACCCGCAGGCCGGCCACGGCGAACTCCCCAAGGAGATAACCGGCGAGTGGGTCCGCGAGGCGACCGAAAAGAGCCTCGAACGCCTCGACATGGAGTACATCGACCTCCTGCAACTCCACAACGCGAACGTCGACGAAGTCACGCCCGACGTGCTCGAAGCCCTCGACGAACTCAAAGAGGAGGGCCTCATCAAGGCCACCGGCTGGGCGCTCGGCCCCTCCATCGGCTGGCTGGCCGAAGGCGACATGGCCATCGAAGAGGAGTTCGACGCGCTCCAAATCGTCTGGAACGCCTTCGAGCAGGACGTGGGCAACCACTTCCTCGACACCATCCGCGAGACCGGCTCCTCGACGAGCCTCATCGCCCGCGTGCCGCACTCCTCGGGCCTCCTGAACGAGCAGGTCCGCCCCGAGACCGAACTCGGCTCCGGCGACCACCGCGGCTTCCGCCCCGACGAGTGGTACGAGACGGGCTGGGAGAAGCTCGAAGCGCTCCGCTTCCTCGAACGCGACGGCGAGCGGACGATGGCGCAGGCGTCCATCGCCTACCTCCTCGGCTACGACGAGACAGCGGCCGTCACGCCGACGTTCCGCACGAAAGACGACATCGACGAGTGGGCGAAGGCCTCCGGCGTACCGAAACTCACTGACGAGGAGATGACCCGCGTCGAGGAACTGTACGCGGACAACTTCGGTATCGACCGCTTCGACGGCATGGACGCGCTCCGCTCGTCGGTCGACGGCGACGACATCCGCGCGGCCGGCCTCGACAAGCGCGTCGCGAAGGGCGCGCGCAACGAAGCCTGA
- a CDS encoding site-2 protease family protein, with product MNTLLWVLAGFIAYSLLAALLRARGILPEYVRVQGPLTTVHTRRGRELLDRLAAPKRFWRAWSNIGLGIALVIMAGTFVLLVYQAIVILQNPPAPTQVNQPQNFLVIPGVNDFLPLSVAPEILFGLLVGLVVHEGGHGILSRVEGIDVESMGIVLLTILPIGAFVEPSEESQRRADRGGKSRMFAAGVTNNFAVTLVAFALLFGPVIGSITVAPGVAVSGAYAGSPADAAGISGGDRVTAIEGTPVNTTQELDAALLATDAGTVSVELDGERTVSVTRELVVAGSVEGNPANLTVESGSDPIRVTAVNGSAVSTRADFESAVGDSRFARLDTSAGERTIPVGAYITNVAEDGPLYNATGTTQPLIVSSFNGERITSSTELQEALDRTDPDQTVAVEVYRDGGFETVQVTLGENPQDGNGFLGVNIFQGTSGLLLTDFGTQEYPAGTYLSLLGGDGGDGGGLGSAFAGSPLQLVYVSLLLPLASVVLGIPNFPGFTGQVVNFYQVGGPLGFLGGGVFIVANVLFWTAWINLQLGLFNCIPGYPLDGGRILRTSTEAVVSRLPVDDPHTVVRTITTSIGLTMLASLVLMIFGPTLLG from the coding sequence ATGAACACGCTGCTTTGGGTTCTCGCCGGCTTCATCGCCTACTCTCTCCTCGCGGCGCTGTTGCGTGCTCGCGGTATCCTCCCCGAGTACGTCCGCGTCCAAGGTCCGCTCACGACGGTCCACACCCGTCGCGGCCGCGAACTCCTCGACAGACTCGCCGCCCCCAAGCGGTTCTGGCGGGCGTGGAGCAACATCGGTCTCGGCATCGCCCTCGTCATCATGGCGGGGACGTTCGTCCTTCTCGTCTACCAGGCGATCGTCATCCTCCAGAACCCGCCCGCTCCGACGCAGGTGAACCAGCCGCAGAACTTCCTCGTCATCCCCGGCGTCAACGACTTCCTCCCGCTTTCGGTCGCGCCGGAGATTCTCTTCGGTCTCCTCGTCGGCCTCGTCGTCCACGAGGGCGGCCACGGTATCCTCAGCCGCGTCGAGGGCATCGACGTGGAATCGATGGGCATCGTCCTCCTGACGATACTCCCCATCGGGGCGTTCGTCGAACCTTCCGAGGAGAGCCAGCGCCGCGCCGACCGCGGCGGCAAGTCGCGGATGTTCGCCGCCGGCGTGACGAACAACTTCGCCGTCACGCTCGTCGCGTTCGCCCTGCTTTTCGGCCCGGTCATCGGCTCTATCACCGTCGCGCCGGGCGTCGCCGTCTCCGGCGCGTACGCCGGTTCGCCGGCCGACGCCGCGGGCATCTCGGGCGGCGACCGCGTGACCGCCATCGAGGGCACGCCGGTCAACACGACGCAGGAACTCGACGCCGCGCTCCTCGCGACCGACGCGGGGACTGTGTCCGTCGAACTCGACGGCGAGCGGACCGTCTCGGTCACGCGCGAACTCGTCGTCGCCGGCTCCGTCGAAGGCAACCCCGCGAACTTGACCGTCGAGTCCGGGAGCGACCCGATTCGCGTGACTGCGGTCAACGGGTCCGCCGTCTCGACGCGCGCCGACTTCGAGTCCGCCGTCGGCGACTCGCGGTTCGCCCGCCTCGACACTTCCGCCGGCGAGCGCACCATCCCGGTCGGTGCCTACATCACGAACGTCGCCGAGGACGGCCCGCTGTACAACGCTACGGGGACGACCCAACCCCTCATCGTCTCGTCGTTCAACGGCGAGCGAATCACCTCCTCGACGGAACTGCAGGAGGCGCTCGACCGGACCGACCCCGACCAGACCGTCGCCGTTGAAGTCTACCGCGACGGCGGCTTCGAGACGGTGCAGGTGACGCTCGGCGAGAATCCGCAGGACGGAAACGGATTCCTCGGCGTCAACATCTTCCAGGGGACGAGCGGCCTGCTCCTGACCGACTTCGGCACGCAGGAGTACCCCGCGGGGACGTACCTCTCGCTTCTCGGCGGTGACGGCGGCGACGGTGGCGGCCTCGGCAGCGCCTTCGCCGGGTCGCCCCTGCAACTCGTCTACGTGTCGCTGCTTTTGCCCCTCGCGTCTGTCGTCCTCGGGATTCCGAACTTCCCCGGCTTCACCGGGCAGGTCGTCAACTTCTACCAGGTCGGCGGCCCGCTCGGCTTCCTCGGCGGCGGCGTCTTCATCGTCGCCAACGTCCTGTTCTGGACGGCGTGGATTAACCTCCAACTGGGGCTTTTCAACTGCATCCCCGGCTACCCACTCGACGGCGGTCGCATCCTGCGGACCTCGACCGAGGCCGTGGTCTCGCGGCTCCCGGTTGACGACCCCCACACCGTCGTCCGGACCATCACGACCTCCATCGGGCTCACGATGCTCGCGTCGCTCGTGCTCATGATATTCGGGCCGACGCTCCTCGGCTGA
- a CDS encoding molybdopterin synthase: MHVLGIVGAGATTLCDRLAAQLDGRVATVESLPESATEPESTDSAAAAYGLSPDGNWVGTGDDRDLDDLLDDLSAEYDYALLSGFPDARVPTVALAGADAANVVAEAETAESADVASLAAEIDSHEPHVTLETLVERAKADPLEVYAGAIATFTGRVRAKESEDDDPTLSLEFEKYDGVAESKMAAISAELEERDGVLRVLMHHRVGVIGDGEDIVFVVVLAGHRREAFRTVEDGIDRLKDEVPIFKKETTTDEEFWVHDR, from the coding sequence ATGCACGTCCTTGGAATCGTCGGCGCGGGCGCGACGACGCTCTGCGACCGACTCGCCGCGCAGTTGGACGGCCGCGTCGCCACCGTCGAATCGCTCCCCGAGAGCGCGACCGAACCGGAGTCGACAGACAGCGCCGCCGCCGCGTACGGGCTCTCGCCGGACGGCAACTGGGTCGGAACTGGCGACGACCGCGACCTCGACGACCTCCTCGACGACCTCTCTGCGGAGTACGACTACGCGCTTCTCTCGGGATTCCCCGACGCTCGCGTCCCGACCGTCGCGCTCGCGGGTGCCGACGCGGCGAACGTCGTCGCAGAGGCCGAAACAGCGGAATCTGCGGATGTTGCGTCTCTCGCCGCCGAAATCGACTCGCACGAGCCGCACGTCACGCTCGAAACGCTGGTCGAGCGCGCGAAGGCGGACCCGCTCGAGGTGTACGCCGGAGCGATTGCGACGTTCACCGGGCGAGTGCGCGCGAAGGAATCGGAAGACGACGACCCGACGCTCAGCCTCGAATTCGAGAAGTACGACGGCGTCGCGGAGTCGAAGATGGCCGCGATTTCGGCGGAGTTGGAGGAGCGCGACGGCGTTCTCCGCGTCCTCATGCACCACCGGGTGGGCGTCATCGGCGACGGCGAGGACATCGTGTTCGTCGTCGTCCTCGCCGGCCACCGGCGAGAGGCGTTCAGAACGGTCGAAGACGGCATCGACCGCCTGAAGGACGAGGTGCCGATATTCAAGAAGGAGACGACCACCGACGAGGAGTTCTGGGTCCACGACCGCTGA
- the pyrH gene encoding UMP kinase, producing MRVVISIGGSVLAPDLDARRVEGHASVVETLARDGCEIGAVVGGGGVARDYIGAARDLGANEVQLDQIGIDVTRINARLLIAALGSQVDPKVAHDYEDAGDAIRRGDISVMGGVMPGQTTDAVAAALAEYVDADLLVYATSVDGVFSADPNTDPDATKFEEMTADELVDVIGDIEMNAGSSAPVDLLAAKLIERAKMRTIVLDGTDPDRITPAVLRGEHTGTDIIPEGGDEPTYWAP from the coding sequence ATGAGAGTCGTCATCTCCATCGGCGGAAGCGTGCTCGCGCCGGACCTCGACGCCCGACGCGTGGAGGGTCACGCCTCCGTCGTCGAAACGCTCGCGCGAGACGGGTGCGAAATCGGTGCGGTCGTCGGCGGCGGCGGCGTCGCCCGCGACTACATCGGTGCCGCCCGCGACCTCGGTGCGAACGAGGTTCAACTCGACCAGATCGGCATCGACGTGACCAGAATCAACGCCCGCCTGCTCATCGCGGCGCTCGGCTCGCAGGTCGACCCCAAGGTCGCCCACGACTACGAGGACGCCGGCGACGCCATTCGGCGCGGCGACATCTCGGTGATGGGCGGCGTCATGCCCGGCCAGACCACCGACGCCGTCGCGGCCGCGCTCGCCGAGTACGTCGACGCCGACCTGCTCGTCTACGCGACCAGCGTCGACGGCGTGTTCAGCGCCGACCCGAACACCGACCCCGACGCGACGAAGTTCGAGGAGATGACCGCGGACGAACTCGTCGACGTCATCGGCGACATCGAGATGAACGCCGGGTCGTCCGCCCCGGTCGACCTCCTCGCCGCGAAGCTCATCGAGCGCGCGAAGATGCGCACCATCGTTCTCGACGGCACGGACCCCGACCGCATCACGCCGGCGGTCCTCCGCGGCGAGCACACGGGCACCGACATCATCCCCGAGGGCGGCGACGAACCGACCTACTGGGCTCCCTGA
- a CDS encoding SHOCT domain-containing protein: MVLERFGSALSQEARVVARNPPLLGVVTGVWMMLIALMAGLEAHLAVVWFLAVAPSTTVVAYGGRRVLRRFRGESDGEDEWARRTDREVYDPVDDESAIERLRERYAAGDLSDEEFERRLDKLVETERYVSGSQSRSQSPSGDGRERAFERN; this comes from the coding sequence ATGGTCCTCGAACGGTTCGGTTCGGCACTCTCTCAAGAAGCTCGCGTCGTCGCCCGGAACCCGCCACTTCTGGGCGTGGTCACCGGCGTGTGGATGATGCTCATCGCGCTGATGGCGGGGCTCGAAGCGCATCTGGCGGTCGTCTGGTTCCTCGCCGTCGCCCCGTCGACGACGGTGGTGGCCTACGGCGGGCGGCGCGTCCTGCGTCGCTTCCGCGGCGAGTCAGACGGCGAAGACGAGTGGGCGCGGAGGACGGACCGAGAGGTCTACGACCCCGTCGACGACGAATCGGCCATCGAGCGCCTGCGGGAGCGTTACGCCGCCGGTGACCTCTCGGACGAGGAGTTCGAGCGCCGCCTCGACAAGCTGGTCGAGACCGAGCGCTACGTCTCCGGGTCGCAGTCGCGGTCGCAATCGCCCTCCGGAGACGGGAGAGAGCGGGCCTTCGAGCGGAACTGA
- the lysS gene encoding lysine--tRNA ligase: MTTDDPSRGDAPAADATDADGDTAATHHGFWADEVADEIEARDPDEPVVVKGGVSPSGVAHLGNFNEIMRGYFVAEVLRERGHEVRQVFTSDDKDPLRKLPRKLADADGNIVGLGEVDAGALGRNLGKPYTSIPDPFGEAESYAAHFAALLKADADRLGVPVEMISNTELYENGDFDPVVEHVLEHADTAREVLGEYQSKVDEDYVPFNPVCAECGKITETVTDIDLDAGTVEYVCTDMTVGDNTIDGCGHEGTATFREGKLPWRFEWPGQWQVLGVDFEPFGKDHAEGSWPSGKDIAENVLGIEPPVPMVYEWFTLNGEALSSSAGNIVTVAEMLDLLEPEVLRYFFALNPRKARDLDLTRLDQLVDDFDRFERAYFGEVDDESLTRFAERAYPFVVDEVREDRVRLPYTFAAVLGMTDDEDLRVKMARNEGFFDEDTPDEVVEEALGRVERARRWAEKMDNQYNYRLQVELPEFDFEPAVEAALDDLADFVAEGHDGEAIQGEIYETARRHDIEMGDFFAAGYRLFFDAEQGPRLGEFLGELERDFVVTRLRRED; the protein is encoded by the coding sequence ATGACGACCGACGACCCTTCCCGCGGTGACGCCCCCGCCGCGGACGCGACCGACGCCGACGGCGACACGGCCGCCACCCACCACGGCTTCTGGGCCGACGAGGTCGCCGACGAAATCGAGGCCCGCGACCCCGACGAACCGGTCGTCGTCAAGGGCGGCGTCTCTCCGTCCGGCGTGGCCCACCTCGGCAACTTCAACGAAATCATGCGCGGCTACTTCGTCGCCGAGGTGCTCCGCGAGCGCGGCCACGAGGTCCGGCAGGTGTTCACCAGCGACGACAAGGACCCGCTCCGGAAGCTCCCGCGAAAGCTCGCGGACGCCGACGGCAACATCGTCGGTCTCGGCGAGGTCGACGCCGGCGCGCTCGGCCGCAACCTCGGCAAGCCGTACACGTCGATTCCGGACCCGTTCGGCGAGGCCGAGTCGTACGCGGCGCACTTCGCGGCGCTCCTGAAGGCCGACGCCGACCGCCTCGGCGTCCCGGTGGAGATGATTTCCAACACCGAACTGTACGAAAACGGCGACTTCGACCCCGTGGTCGAACACGTCCTCGAACACGCCGACACCGCCCGCGAGGTGCTGGGCGAGTACCAGTCGAAGGTCGACGAGGACTACGTCCCCTTCAACCCCGTCTGCGCCGAGTGCGGCAAAATCACGGAGACGGTCACGGACATCGACCTCGACGCCGGCACCGTCGAGTACGTCTGCACCGACATGACCGTCGGCGACAACACCATCGACGGCTGCGGCCACGAGGGGACCGCGACGTTCCGCGAGGGCAAACTGCCGTGGCGCTTCGAGTGGCCCGGTCAGTGGCAGGTCCTCGGCGTCGACTTCGAGCCGTTCGGCAAGGACCACGCCGAGGGCTCGTGGCCCTCCGGTAAGGACATCGCCGAGAACGTCCTCGGAATCGAGCCACCGGTGCCGATGGTGTACGAGTGGTTCACGCTCAACGGCGAGGCGCTGTCGTCGTCCGCCGGTAACATCGTCACCGTCGCGGAGATGCTCGACCTGCTCGAACCCGAGGTACTCCGGTACTTCTTCGCGCTCAACCCGCGGAAGGCCCGCGACCTCGACCTCACGCGACTCGACCAGCTCGTGGACGACTTCGACCGCTTCGAGCGCGCCTACTTCGGCGAGGTCGACGACGAGAGCCTGACTCGCTTCGCCGAGCGCGCCTACCCGTTCGTCGTCGACGAGGTCCGCGAGGACCGGGTTCGACTCCCGTACACGTTCGCGGCCGTCCTCGGCATGACCGACGACGAGGACCTGCGCGTCAAGATGGCCCGCAACGAGGGCTTCTTCGACGAGGACACCCCCGACGAGGTGGTCGAGGAGGCGCTCGGTCGGGTCGAACGCGCCCGCCGCTGGGCCGAGAAGATGGACAACCAGTACAACTACCGCCTGCAGGTCGAACTCCCCGAGTTCGACTTCGAGCCCGCAGTCGAAGCCGCCCTCGACGACCTCGCTGACTTCGTCGCTGAGGGCCACGACGGCGAGGCGATTCAGGGGGAAATCTACGAGACGGCGCGCCGCCACGACATCGAGATGGGCGACTTCTTCGCCGCCGGCTACCGCCTGTTCTTCGACGCCGAACAGGGCCCGCGACTCGGCGAGTTCCTCGGCGAGCTAGAGCGCGACTTCGTCGTCACGCGACTCCGCCGCGAGGACTGA
- a CDS encoding alkaline phosphatase PhoX yields MVEFTRRNLMASSVAAALGASVAGVGQAADPDDPNTPRAPLVRGELKRFSTTAFGAEVTGPFVFDDGSLLYSLQHPDRENPAPYDKAAIGYFSGFQFSFDGENDFDELSTPETNEERRAVRSAAGDYEILARERDAIDGGSELLGVPQTPGGTNITSDQFSGSKYADAGYTPDCNQFVATNDAGTEGYLFTNWEASPGNVSRIPLSQGDDGSWEADLENALNLANTDALRDLGGTRINCYGDLSPWNTMLSAEENYAHPRVSLTATVSDIVEKGTGEGLRGAHEFWNRPNPTEIQAAVDDYYDDSWFVQSYWAVAGVELLAYYLGAEPVDQSGDDNDLTPIGDVYPNPYRYGYIVDFREPAAETPEPVKYYVMGRAAWECPDVQSDERTVYLASDGDSKGIYKFVADEPIPSYDDPMDLAGTLYAPLVTNDDEAAAAPPADVDLEFEWLKLGHATNAEVAEWIAEYDDVTQADYLRTHTDWSEGDEVTADLLEAADREVVENGNRDYVTDEEIVEWGKQYEWYGPDEVSDDLRHVPFLETRAAAKEIGATIEFNKAEGIDSVDGAEPGDDVYFGISELNDDMSNDTGELQLQRVDGGVVYRAELESDYNVSTLEPVIVGPDASDPAAVADDALINVDNLAVMDDGRVLCCEDADQFGRSYKNDCLYVYTPEDDDRGHGNDPDGDDADNPGRSDDAPGRENGGSGDGDSPGRGNGNGN; encoded by the coding sequence ATGGTCGAGTTTACTCGGCGAAATCTCATGGCATCGTCCGTCGCCGCCGCGCTGGGAGCGAGCGTGGCAGGCGTCGGTCAGGCGGCCGACCCCGACGACCCGAACACGCCGCGGGCACCGCTCGTGCGGGGGGAACTCAAGCGCTTTTCGACGACGGCGTTCGGGGCCGAAGTGACGGGGCCGTTCGTCTTCGACGACGGGTCGCTGCTCTACAGCCTCCAGCACCCCGACCGCGAGAACCCCGCACCCTACGACAAGGCGGCTATCGGCTACTTCTCCGGCTTCCAGTTCTCGTTCGACGGCGAGAACGACTTCGACGAACTGTCGACGCCCGAGACGAACGAAGAGCGTCGCGCGGTCCGGTCCGCCGCCGGCGACTACGAGATTCTGGCCCGCGAGCGCGACGCCATCGACGGCGGGTCGGAACTCCTCGGCGTGCCGCAGACGCCCGGCGGGACGAACATCACGAGCGACCAGTTCAGCGGGTCGAAGTACGCCGACGCGGGCTACACCCCCGACTGCAACCAGTTCGTCGCCACGAACGACGCGGGGACCGAGGGCTACCTGTTCACCAACTGGGAGGCGAGTCCGGGCAACGTCTCGCGGATTCCGCTCAGTCAGGGCGACGACGGCTCGTGGGAGGCCGACCTCGAAAACGCGCTGAACCTCGCGAACACCGACGCCCTCCGCGACCTCGGCGGGACGCGAATCAACTGCTACGGCGACCTCAGCCCGTGGAACACGATGCTGTCGGCGGAGGAGAACTACGCCCACCCGCGTGTCTCGCTGACCGCGACCGTGAGCGACATCGTCGAGAAGGGAACCGGCGAGGGACTCCGCGGCGCACACGAGTTCTGGAACCGGCCGAACCCGACCGAGATTCAGGCGGCCGTCGACGACTACTACGACGACTCGTGGTTCGTCCAGAGCTACTGGGCGGTCGCCGGCGTCGAGCTCCTCGCGTACTACCTCGGCGCGGAACCGGTCGACCAGTCCGGCGACGACAACGACCTGACGCCCATCGGCGACGTGTACCCGAACCCGTACCGCTACGGCTACATCGTCGACTTCCGCGAGCCGGCCGCCGAGACACCCGAACCGGTCAAATACTACGTCATGGGCCGGGCCGCGTGGGAGTGTCCGGACGTGCAGTCCGACGAGCGGACGGTCTACCTCGCCTCCGACGGCGACAGCAAGGGAATCTACAAGTTCGTCGCCGACGAGCCGATTCCGAGCTACGACGACCCGATGGACCTCGCCGGGACGCTCTACGCCCCGCTCGTGACGAACGACGACGAGGCCGCCGCCGCGCCCCCTGCCGACGTGGACCTCGAATTCGAGTGGCTGAAGCTCGGTCACGCCACCAACGCCGAGGTCGCTGAGTGGATTGCGGAGTACGACGACGTCACGCAGGCCGACTACCTCAGAACCCACACCGACTGGTCCGAAGGCGACGAAGTGACCGCCGACCTCCTCGAAGCGGCCGACAGGGAGGTCGTCGAGAACGGCAACCGCGACTACGTCACCGACGAGGAAATCGTGGAGTGGGGCAAGCAGTACGAGTGGTACGGCCCGGACGAGGTCAGCGACGACCTCCGGCACGTCCCGTTCCTCGAAACCCGCGCGGCCGCGAAGGAAATCGGCGCGACCATCGAGTTCAACAAGGCGGAGGGTATCGACAGCGTCGACGGCGCGGAACCCGGCGACGACGTCTACTTCGGCATCTCCGAACTCAACGACGACATGTCGAACGACACGGGCGAACTCCAGCTCCAGCGCGTCGACGGCGGCGTCGTCTACCGCGCGGAACTGGAGTCCGACTACAACGTCTCGACGCTCGAACCCGTCATCGTCGGCCCCGACGCGAGCGACCCCGCCGCCGTCGCCGACGACGCGCTCATCAACGTCGACAACCTCGCCGTGATGGACGACGGTCGCGTGCTCTGTTGCGAGGACGCCGACCAGTTCGGTCGCTCGTACAAGAACGACTGCCTGTACGTCTACACGCCCGAGGACGACGACCGCGGTCACGGCAACGACCCCGACGGCGACGACGCCGATAACCCGGGACGAAGCGACGACGCTCCGGGACGCGAAAACGGCGGAAGCGGTGACGGCGACAGTCCGGGACGCGGCAACGGCAACGGAAACTAA
- a CDS encoding heme-binding protein has product MVEAPQTDEGWFALHDFRTVDWDAWRDAPEHERRRAIEEGVAYLDAHEAVEDAEAGASAVFSVLGHKADFVVVHFRPTLDDVSRAERQFEQTALAAFTEQPTSYVSVTEVSGYVSDDYFEGNEEDIDTGLLRYIEGKLKPDIPEDTYMSFYPMSKRRGEEHNWYDLSFDERRDLMSTHGDTGRKYAGKIKQVIASSVGFDDHEWGVTLFGDDPTDIKDIVYEMRFDEVSSKYGEFGQFYVGRRFPPSDLGAFLAGDGVPTSEFGDESHHGGHHHGEGGHHGGDGHHHGEGGHHHDEGGDGHHHGESDDGGHHHGDDGGDEADDEDIRGQLEDLNIYAGKPHGEDVYATVLYSEADADELFEEVEGLRGNFDHYPTHVKTAVYEANERGRVAVVSIWETASAAETAAGFLSELPGIVERAGEESGFGTMGMFYTVKSEHRGDFVEKFGTVGGLLEEMDGHFDTDLMVNVEDEDDMFIASQWRSQDDAMEFFRSDAFRDTVQWGRDVLADRPRHVFLA; this is encoded by the coding sequence ATGGTAGAGGCCCCACAGACCGACGAGGGCTGGTTCGCGCTGCACGACTTCCGAACCGTCGACTGGGACGCGTGGCGTGACGCGCCCGAACACGAGCGCCGCCGCGCAATCGAGGAGGGCGTCGCGTACCTCGACGCCCACGAGGCGGTCGAGGACGCCGAGGCGGGCGCGTCCGCTGTCTTCTCCGTGCTCGGCCACAAGGCGGACTTCGTGGTCGTCCACTTCCGGCCGACGCTCGACGACGTCTCCCGCGCCGAACGGCAGTTCGAGCAGACCGCGCTCGCGGCCTTCACCGAGCAGCCGACCTCCTACGTCTCCGTCACCGAGGTGTCCGGCTACGTCTCGGACGACTACTTCGAGGGTAACGAGGAGGACATCGACACCGGGCTGCTCCGCTACATCGAGGGCAAACTCAAGCCCGACATTCCGGAGGACACCTACATGTCCTTCTACCCGATGTCGAAACGCCGCGGCGAGGAGCACAACTGGTACGACCTCTCGTTCGACGAGCGCCGCGACCTGATGTCCACCCACGGCGACACCGGCCGGAAGTACGCCGGGAAAATCAAGCAGGTCATCGCCTCCTCTGTCGGCTTCGACGACCACGAGTGGGGCGTCACGCTGTTCGGCGACGACCCGACCGACATCAAGGACATCGTCTATGAGATGCGCTTCGACGAGGTCTCCTCGAAGTACGGCGAGTTCGGCCAGTTCTACGTCGGCCGGCGCTTCCCGCCGTCGGACCTCGGCGCGTTCCTCGCGGGCGACGGCGTCCCGACGAGCGAGTTCGGAGACGAGTCTCACCACGGCGGCCACCATCACGGCGAGGGCGGACACCACGGCGGCGACGGCCACCATCACGGTGAGGGCGGCCATCACCACGATGAGGGTGGCGACGGTCACCACCACGGCGAAAGCGACGATGGCGGCCACCACCACGGTGACGACGGCGGCGACGAAGCCGACGACGAGGACATCCGCGGTCAGCTCGAAGACCTGAACATCTACGCCGGCAAGCCCCACGGCGAGGACGTGTACGCAACGGTCCTCTACTCCGAGGCCGACGCCGACGAACTGTTCGAGGAAGTCGAGGGTCTCCGCGGCAACTTCGACCACTACCCGACGCACGTCAAGACGGCGGTCTACGAGGCCAACGAGCGCGGCCGGGTCGCCGTCGTCTCCATCTGGGAGACGGCGTCGGCCGCCGAGACCGCCGCGGGGTTCCTCTCGGAACTCCCCGGCATCGTCGAGCGCGCCGGCGAGGAGTCCGGCTTCGGCACGATGGGGATGTTCTACACCGTCAAGTCCGAACACCGCGGCGACTTCGTCGAGAAGTTCGGCACCGTCGGCGGCCTCCTCGAAGAGATGGACGGCCACTTCGACACGGACCTGATGGTCAACGTTGAGGACGAAGACGATATGTTCATCGCCAGCCAGTGGCGTTCGCAGGACGACGCCATGGAGTTCTTCCGCTCCGACGCGTTCCGCGACACGGTCCAGTGGGGCCGCGACGTGCTCGCGGACCGGCCGCGACACGTGTTCTTAGCGTAG
- a CDS encoding BGTF surface domain-containing protein, with protein sequence MFERIRLRWFVVAAVVCAALVGGTTAAAAQNASSVSLATTDGNVTVTQAEDATIRGTSDLEAGTTLSVRVQSAGDTSPRFLKTSEAIVGEDGNFSATLDFSEIPPGSTFSVSVRNESSALAEAEGVVVEDAASTTATDETTETGIPGFGAGLGALAVAGLGAVALLAGRRA encoded by the coding sequence ATGTTCGAACGAATCCGACTCCGTTGGTTCGTCGTCGCCGCCGTCGTCTGCGCCGCGCTCGTCGGCGGGACGACCGCGGCCGCAGCACAGAACGCCTCGTCGGTGAGCCTCGCGACAACCGACGGGAACGTGACCGTCACGCAGGCCGAAGACGCGACGATTCGGGGGACGAGCGACCTCGAAGCGGGGACGACGCTCTCGGTCCGCGTCCAGTCCGCCGGCGACACGAGCCCGCGGTTCCTCAAGACGAGCGAGGCCATCGTCGGCGAGGACGGGAACTTCTCCGCGACCCTCGACTTCTCGGAGATTCCGCCCGGCTCGACGTTCTCCGTCTCAGTCCGTAACGAGTCGAGCGCGCTCGCGGAGGCCGAGGGCGTCGTCGTCGAGGACGCAGCGTCGACGACCGCCACCGATGAGACGACCGAGACCGGCATCCCCGGCTTCGGCGCGGGTCTCGGCGCGCTCGCGGTCGCGGGGCTCGGTGCGGTGGCGCTGCTCGCGGGTCGTCGAGCGTGA